AAATTTTTTAAAAATAATTTAAATTATGTCATATTTAAATCACAATGTTAATCATCTATCGTCCATCATTGTGATTAAATGAAAAAGGCTACTAGATTGCCACAAATAACATAGTCGTTTTTTTATTGTTAAGTGTATGATTAAGAAAAATCAGCGGCGAGGTGTGAAGTGAGATCTATCCCTAATTACCTTTCAATCTTTAGAATTGTTCTTTCTCCCTTTTTGCTTTTAGTCGAACCTTTAGGAAGTCTATTTTTCACACTATATTTCATGTGTTTCATTAGCGATGGCTTAGACGGTTATATAGCAAGAAAGACCGACACGGAAAGCCGTTTTGGTGCAAAACTCGATTCGATGGCCGATATGATCACGTTCATAATTTTAATGTATGTTTTGTATGGGATTATTAATCCAACTATGTTCATTATTTATTGGGTTATCATGATCGCCTTCATTAGAGCAACATCACTTATTATTGTAATTGTGAAGTACAAAACGTTCGGTATTGTCCATTCCTATGGAAATAAACTGACCGGATTAACACTGGCTCTCTTTCCAATTTCATTCTTTTTCTTACCACTAGATCTAGTCGTTATCTCCATTTGCATCCTTGCTAGCTTTTCTGCCGTTGAAGAACTACTCATTCATTTAACGTCACATCATTTTCAAGCTAACCGAAAAAGCCTTTTCATAAGCGGCCATTAGCGTAAAATTTTATTAGTGAGATTAAAACACTATAAAAAGTATATACCAAAAAACACCCGCAACCACCGCTGTTAAAAGACCGGAAATGATATTTTCTTTCAAGAGTTTTTTATGTTTGATAGCGTCAAAAATGAGCCATCCTATAAATATGGTTATCGTAAAAATCAGTGCTTGAATCATGGCCCCGACCTCCTTCACCTGTTCTATCGTAACAAACTCATGAATGGAATGCACCTTATTTTGCCCATAATGAAAAGATAGAAGTTAGAAAGGGAGACGCACATGTTTCGTGAAACGTTATTGTCTGAACTCTATGAAAAAAAGATGGTCTTACTTAAAATTATTCTCGGCGTGTCGCTCTTCGTTGCTTTAGCTGGAGCGGCCATCCATACATTAGAGCCTAATACTTTTGATTCCTTATTAGATGGTATCTGGTGGGCTATCGTCACCATTTCAACGGTAGGCTACGGCGATTTCGTACCAAAGTCCATAACCGGACGACTTTTAGGTATTTTGTTAATTGTCGTAGGTATAGCGTTATTTTCGTTTTTTGTTACAAACTTGGCTGCGTCTACACTGTTGATTAAAGAGCAATCTGAAAAGGGGTTAGGTACAACTCAGCATGCAAGCCATTTATTAATCATCGGCTGGAATGAACGAAGTAAGCTACTGATTGAGCAAACGCACCAACTTTCCCCATCCAAATCCATCGTGCTAGTCGATGAAACATTACTACAGCTTCCTGTTCAATATCGCTATGTTCGCTTCATAAAAGGAAATCCTAAATTAGATGAGACATTAACCCGCGCTAATATAGGCCACGCTGATACGATTGTCATTACCGCTAGTTTACATGTTGAAGAAAGGCTTGCTGACGCCAATACGATCCTAACATTACTCACAGTGAAAGGATTGGCTCCGACTACCTATACCATCGCTGAATTACTCACGTCAGAGCAATATAAAAATGCTAAAAGGGCCGGAGCCGATGAAATTATAGAAGCCTCTCA
The genomic region above belongs to Bacillus sp. A301a_S52 and contains:
- a CDS encoding NAD-binding protein, giving the protein MFRETLLSELYEKKMVLLKIILGVSLFVALAGAAIHTLEPNTFDSLLDGIWWAIVTISTVGYGDFVPKSITGRLLGILLIVVGIALFSFFVTNLAASTLLIKEQSEKGLGTTQHASHLLIIGWNERSKLLIEQTHQLSPSKSIVLVDETLLQLPVQYRYVRFIKGNPKLDETLTRANIGHADTIVITASLHVEERLADANTILTLLTVKGLAPTTYTIAELLTSEQYKNAKRAGADEIIEASQHVGMLLTNGTHHHGLIDVIRKLITQSQTKHLCIAPLPPDYIGKRFGTICNQASTSDRFLLGICRAHEAILHPSEKCVLQQGDELIYVKR
- a CDS encoding CDP-alcohol phosphatidyltransferase family protein, which produces MRSIPNYLSIFRIVLSPFLLLVEPLGSLFFTLYFMCFISDGLDGYIARKTDTESRFGAKLDSMADMITFIILMYVLYGIINPTMFIIYWVIMIAFIRATSLIIVIVKYKTFGIVHSYGNKLTGLTLALFPISFFFLPLDLVVISICILASFSAVEELLIHLTSHHFQANRKSLFISGH